gtagccaccctgttgctgagtgcctttgttgttgtcagttttcctttgctgagctggggcttgagtagggttagcatccttgccctgatttccatcccactttcgtttgccatcactagaacttccttccgcagcactgatccttttgggcaacctgccctcctccacggcttgattggtgagtttgtgggcaagacgaaccacaggctgtatagtagggaggttagccgaggttacatggctcctgatctctgggactaagcccttgatgtacaattcgatccttcggtacatgggtcgggacaagtttggacaaagagcagcgtagtcgttggacagtttggtgtaggtctcaatctctgacccaaccatcttgagttcatagtactcgtcctcgagtttgtggatgtcatccctgtgacagtactcttccttgatcatgtccttgaaatcttcccacgcagtagcgttagcagtctccaaaccaagcatttgaatttgcgctttccaccatgaaagtgcgctttcctcaagagtaccagtagcaaacttcacccaattcgcagggggacactcgcagacagcgaagacagcttcgaccttctcgatccagtgcaggagacctatggcaccctcagtgccactgaacggaagaggcttgcaatccatgaaggtcttgaaggtacaaacacgtggttgcacaggtgcaggctgacctgttgtgagaagtgaagcgaaataggtttagaggcgaaaagacgatgtggcggtaggatctaaacatcctaaaacatcgagtttacctatagggtgagccgcgaaagctgcagccacggtgttgagcaggttagtgaactgagcctgagtcatgttgacgtttcctcgtccgcgtccactcattgtcttcataaccagaaaacatagtatgagtgtggtgtcgtaacatagcgagaataagatagaagagaggaggcgtatctatctaatcaggcaaactagtacgtatagtaaagcggaaagcataagacaattaagcaagtaactatgggtccgagctatgaggtcagataagtcgagccttgtacttggagtgtagtgtcgtcacgagtcacgggttatagtctggtttttctcaaaaagatttttcccctttttaaaaccgagttcactataaccaatggctctgataccaatctgtcacacccccaaaatccacctgcggataacacccgctttgtgggcgtgactgaccaggatccagccaccaattatactgaataacaaagttgataacaaaagtaatacttactaaccgtaagattagcaaatatcaagtttaGAGTTCAATGTTTTAAGATCAGAGtaaaaagtagcggaagcaaagataaacagtttttaaacaatgttcataaggtaagcatgataaatgcccaacacacgggcagacgaccactacacatcccaagcagctgctccggtcactggccacctgcaaagcatgcagtaaggggtcaacaataatgctgagtgagttcactagttgtccagttttaattatcAAAAAcccgtttcaccagttaatttatccgtttatacatgccatggggagctaccccaaaagttggcgactaaactgtttttccaataccgaacactaggtaaccgtttgcgtttccgcaggatgccccgatgtcaatgttctatcatcattgacggatgcctgagtacattagttcacgaccgatcccataccatggcacggtgtgaggctggtaagacctaaatagcgctatcaactaataacccgttcgcctggcaccggcgactaatcggtattatgtagtagggacttgagtgatagagttgcgtttagtgccgttggttgcattccgtataaacagtaattaactaaaaggtttccccaatgcaagggaagataaagtaagtttgttcccaataactagggaaggaatgtagacggtatcccctttacaaggggatagggttgttttagtctcgtgtcccaaaccaccgggacgcatgcttttaagttgtgaactcaccttgggttgctcggtatgatacgttacttggttaagtatgttggtcaccacgtcctaacatggttaccaagtatgggtcaagtcgggtacaagtaaacacatagcgaacacgtatggcaatacatatagcaaacacgtataacatgcgaatacacaaacagttggggtattgggcctaaacagtaacagttacacaagcagtccagttaacagataatccaacaagttctttggcccaaaaacagcccagtcgagacaaaggtgactcgcaaccaaggttgcgactcgcaaccgaggtctcggttcgtcacgttttgattacgagtcgcaatcagagattacgactcgcaaccagcagttccgactcgcaaccggactcgatacgcgttgattacgactcgcaaccgggaggtctcgacaattcctgctgtggtctcgagtagcaaccaaaggttgcgactcgcaaccgtgattacgtgcacatgaagaccttctagaacctgtcaccttgtacgaaccaatagaaatgcattttcatgaaacaaatatgtactatccactaatattgcataaacatgtttgtttgtctaatTCTCATTTCAAACGGATCAAACATAGcatattcaaacattcatacCATGTTCATCATATATTCATACGGTTCATACAATCCTCGATTCAAAACATAACTACAACCTATAACATGAGAATTATGAACAAGATTCTTATGACACCATCATTAAACACAATATTGCCCCATTTTATGATCATAAATCGGatggtaactattattattatcaacATTCATCATTCAAATACAATGTCACATCTTTATTAACACCTTCACAACATGAATCATCATTATTCAAACAATCATTCAAATAACACTCATCATCATACCAACCCAAAAACTATGCATAAAATCCTCTAACCAAACCCTTATATTTTTCGGACAACATCAATGCACACTAACAAGTTATCAAGACAACATTTTATCATGAAAATCCTAAAATGACACATTATTCATGAATATACAAACCAACAACATTCTTTATCATTCAAACCAAAAAGAATACTAACCGGCTAGGCTTAAGGTGTGAGGATGAACTTCTAAACGGGTGGGTGTGTGCGTTGATCCGAGATGGAAGGCCGAGTTCCTTGTTGCCGGTTGATCCGAGAGGGAgaaggagatgagaggaggtGATCTTGGTTGCTAGAATTCTTAGGGTTTAGTGAAGGAGAAGGAGTGAGTGAGGGAGAGTGTTTGCAAAATGGTAAAAGGTGTGAAAGGTGGTCATCCATTCGGGTTATATAGGGTTTCGAGTGGGCTAGTGTGGGTTCCGGATTGGGTTTTCTCGATCACgaggcccaaccggcccaacaaatactgttcactcgagactaagcggtctcgagtcgggtctcgggtgtATTCAAGGTTCCGGCTCCTCTCACTTATATACATACCCGCCtacatatatctatatatatatatatatatatacgtacacaTAACACGATATAACAAATAATtcatcgttttcatttaataaaatacgtaCACGAAACGTTACATCAAGAAAGTTTCCCGGGAAGGTCCGAAGTGTCACAATAACAGTTAAAACACATTACTATTTAAACACACCATTCAATGAAATTATAAAAACCGTTGACTACAACCTCACGATCTGTTAAAACACATAACTGGTAAAACACATTACTGTTAAAACACAAAAACCCTGAACCTGTatgactgttaaaacacaacaccAATAACAAAGATGATGGTTTGGCACACAAATTACAAATATGGATTTTAAAACACACCATGAAATATcttaagaaaaaaaattaatcttCGGATTACAAAAACATCGGTCACCTTATAGAATCACTGAACACTAAAATCTCAACCCCTAtggctgttaaaacacaacatcaagaacaaACTGACGATTTTGCAGAAAAATGATAATAAACAACACAAAAAACTACAAAAGTAACTGTAATTACCATCTCCACCATCAGCAAGTGTGTTCGAAGCCATGATTTTTCAGACTGAAATAATATTGAATAAGAACGATGCTGGTGAAGAATAGAATGATCGAAATTATCATATATAGATATGTGTTTCGTGTTCGTGATATTTGGAATAGATttggattaaaaaaaaaactataatccCGAAAATCATGCATGTAATCGGTTACACATGTGATCATGCAAAAAATAGTTATTTGAGATAATtaccaaaaataaaataaatatatgaaattacATGTTAGCCCTTCTAGTTAAAATACATCCATGACACATGTCAATATactattgcttcctagactttctaggaaaaatagactttccacaCAACTCCTACTCTATAATGTGAGgtttatttgagaagaaaaagaataaatgGTACAGTTGTAAAATACTAAGTAGTTATTCttttatctcatttattacaatctttaagtaattaattactcataaagactattattctCTACCCTAATTTTCATTGTCTACACACATAAAAAGTTATACTATGCATTTCGAAAATTATCCTACATATACGTAAATTTagcctacacaactcgtaatttatcctacacacctataatttgtcctacactctaaattaatttttttagttttgaaaaaatatttgaaaataagttacaaatttaatgtagttagctattaaaaaggaataCTAGATATTAATAATCTATGTAAGTTTACAAATATATCCTTACATTAAAATCAAATTCAAATATTAAATGAAGCAAAaaaaacattcttattggttgaacaTTATTCTtatttcttcttacaaaaaagttcttatttgaaccttccactatatatatatatatatagggtgagagttggctacaaagtctattttttcctacaaagtttaaaaagtcataaaacatcatAATCTCAACCATAAaatacactcaaaacccacaaataccaaagtgaagattactaaaacgccatatttgtgggtttggtgttgtgttttggatgataaggctttgattatcgaacgactaacattagtgtgttctacgttgattatcatgttgtgttttatattcatagttctatgatggtgtatttgaagtttttatggactgttaAGGTTTGGATactgtgttttagtgatcttcactttgttatttgtggggtTTGAGTGTGTTCTATGGCTAAAATtgtagtgttttatgactttgtaaactttgtaggaaaaatggactttgtagccgaacctcaccctatatatatggtagggttatTGTAAAAAAAGTGTGTTTTGTGAGAAGTGTAGGAATGAATCTACACCCTTTGATCTataatctaatggttgagattataaTTGCAAAATTGTAAATAGTGTTTACCATTAAAATAATTAATGTTCTAGATTAAGGGTATAaaggtaaatttaacatttttaaattcagaaaCTCACATGCAAGGCACCTGCAAGTTCCTCtatcttttttaaacgtcaataactttttatacgtaatttttttaaaaagattaCACCATAATgagtgtttttttatttttaacatgaTTACCATATtcctatacttatatagagaaaaaaaattacgtttcgaTTGGATGTTTTGGCCCATGGTGTTTTGTCTATGTTCATACAATGGTGTTTTAATTGTATTGATTCATGGGGTTGTATTTTACAGTAAAACACAATGGACGTATATAAGACACCATAATATTGCAAATACCATTGAATTTAGCAAACTACAATTTTCTTATACAGAAAACACCATGAAACTAAAATAAAACACCATAGAAAACAAGACACCATACAAATATACACAGACAACATTCTATTAGCAataaaaaatatcattaaattcAACGAGCTAACTTTTTCCTTTTACAAAAAACACCATAAATCTCATTAAGTCTCATATAATGTGCACAAACACACCATAAAAAACAAGACACCATAATTTGTTTGAATTCCTAAAATAAAAAACGATAGAAAACAAGATTGAAAGATTGAACGTAAATAAAAAATTGAATTCCTAAAATAACTCCAAAAAATAATTACAACTTAATCTTTGTCTTTAATTAGGTTTTTTTGTTAAATTACTTAATTGCCCTTATCCTAATAAATTAAGTAATGACATGTGTCATCGTCATGTTTTTTCTTATACTTCTCGCAAATTTCATCTTTTTTTACAGGATCttaaacctatatatatatagggtcaggatttagggaaaacggtgaaaagtgtgagaacagtgagaacgcttatggatcgtcagatcaaaacaatctatggattaGATTGgcacggtggcgttttcgtaaataacatcaatttaattacgtggacgcgcttcattaagggtaaaaaggtctttagacttctccacacaaaacgccaaactcatgaataaaacgccattaaattgTCGCCTTAAACTACAAAGCACACATCATCCTATTCTAAACGCCATTATATATAAAACGCTAAACTTTTTTTTAaacgataaagctgaacaaacaaTAACTGAAACGACGGAACTTCATTACTagtatttattataataaaatcttgccTAAAATAcatgccaaaaacatcctatataaACAACGTCTGAGACCTTCCATTGaacacaccaaacccaaaacgtcatattttactatataccattcaactTAGAAATgcaaaaaaaacccaaacatcaaagattccaatAGACGTTTCTTTGAGATACACTATTTTCTCGGTAAAGTTTCACTCAATGTGATGGGCAAAATCCTTATATGGGGATATTGTCCATCTCATTGAGCAAAATCTTATTGAGTTTATCCTCAAtataaacgccaaaacatacaaaaaccacAAATTGCAAACGTCGTTTCTTGGAGATTCAGTTTTGGTCTCAataaagtttcactgaatggggtggacaacattgttagacatctttcttaactaaggattaacaatgttgtccatctcattcagcaaaacattattgagtttagcATGACCAAATTAGAGGCTTAAGGTACTTTTATTTAGCAAAagattttggcgttttgttttctGTGTCCGATCTTATATTTTTTGTTATGTAACTTCCAAGTAACATGTTATAAACAATAAGTAGAAAAAAAAGATgggaaaaaagtaaaaaatgttatataagagatataaaacgccaaattcTAATCTGTGTGTGTtctgtaaaaataaaaaaaatacaaaaacgcCAAACTACTCTTTGCTTGCTCTCGATGACCGTGTCGATTTTCTTTTAATTACGGCCTTTTTACATGTCGACGCGTAGTGTCCGTAGCCTTTGCAATTCTGACACTGTCTTTCTTTGGCCCTAGGTTTGCTACCTCCTGTTTGGATTTCATGCGCTTCCGAGATCCAGAACCTTTCGACTTATACCCAACACTGACTCTTATCGGATTCTTGTCGTTTTTATATTGACTGGTTATCTCCGCAAATCTATCCCTAGTACTAGCGGGAGGAGCAACAATCTGCATGTCTTGAACCTTCTTCATATAAGATTGAAcatgatccttgtataaggatagcTCCTCCTTATTACTAGATAAACGATTCAAAGTATACTCCGTTGAAAAAATAATTTCTCACATCATACTTTGCACATTGGGATCAAGCTCTGTCATATATTCACAACTAATTGAGTATTCGGAAGAGTAGTTTAGGGAAGCCTCTTTACGCCATCTATTCAAaatgtattgttttggaaattcccTAATGTCCAAACTTCTTAAAACATAGAATATATGTCTACATAGCAAACCAAACTGCTCAAAACGCCCGCATGAGCAACTGCATATGCAATCTGACTTAGGGTACATTACCtgaaaaaacgccaaaaacaattTCTCTATAACGCCATCCAGAGAATGTTtgtataaaaaaaacaaataaaaaaaccacAACAACTGGATAAGAAAACAAATTAAATGCTATAACAGAATGTGATAAACGCCATATACAGAAAACTccatataaaaaaacaaaaacgccATTGTTTACCCCAAATAAGGATGTACAAGGCTGCTGGAAatcatttatgtaaaacttaacaaaaccATCGGGCTGATTTTTGTAATGTTGATTTATGCAATCCGCAATTCCGATTAGCTCAGCTTGAACgtcacaaaaaatattttttgtgtaTATGTCAGCAGCTTGGCCCTCAAACACTTGGTAATTACTCTTCAACTAGGGGCGTTTGTATCGAGATTCATGATCATTTTTCCGATGCGTGTGACGCTGTGCTTCTATTGCAGTTTCGTAATGAGTCATAAACTCAACCAGAGTAGCTTTTGAATTACACACTTGACCAAAAACATGATTCTCACTCTCCAACCTCGATGTCGTTCGCATAAGGCCCGACAACTCCTCCATTCTATAGTATGCAGGGATCCAAGATTCCCTGAGTGCAAAAATATCAGAGAGCCAGTCATTATCTGCTAAATTGAACTCTCCAATAACCACTTCCCATTCTGATTTAAACTCTTCGGGTGTAAGAATATCCGTCCACACAACACCACTAATACGTTCTTTGAAGTTGGTGGAATTGCATATCCTAACACCAACCTATGTATAACACGAAAACGCCATgcaaaaaaaacatatatattacacACAGACAAACTTACATGAAAAACAGTAACAAGGTACAGAATGCCGTATATTTTAAAATGCAGTACATCTTAAAACGCCtaacataaaaataagaaaatcaaCCTTCAAAGAAAGTTTATGCATCACATGCCACATGCATAACCGATGCCTCGTGTCAACAAATTTCTTCATTGCTGGATCTTGGTCAGTGATAACAACTTTGGGTTCAGTTTCTGACGCCAATAATGCAGCACCAAATGTAACATTGCAGTGGTGATTGTCTATACCAGTGAACGGTACAAACACCATAGCGTATCTGCATATGAAAACGACATGAGATATGAAACGATAATAAAACACCATTTCATGTAAACTCAGAAAAACGCCAATGCATGTAACCAGTGAAAACGCCAAAAGAACATAAAAAATTGAATTATAAAATATTACTTGTTGGAACGATACGTGGcgtcaaacgaaatcacatcacCAAACACGTGGTAATTACGTTTGGCTTGATCATCACACCAAAAAAGTCCCTTCAAACGATTCTCTTCATCTGTGAAGTAATCGTACGAGAAATTAGGCTGTGACTGACttttttcatccaaatgtctCACAACCATCTCAACGTCGTATTCCCCTATAAAAAAGTTAATTTGCCTTTTGTTGTTCTTAAATTCAACTTTACTTGCACCCACGTCTTCAAAACCGCCAAAACAagtcttcataacattaaacgcTTTAACTGGACCCAAATTCAACTTAGACATGATGTGTATAACATGTTTCTTGAGCTGAGTGAGGTGTCATTCAGTTGGAAGAAAATGCTTATCAGGACGTTCAATAAGATCATGGTTGTGCTCCTCAACAAACTTAT
The sequence above is drawn from the Helianthus annuus cultivar XRQ/B chromosome 12, HanXRQr2.0-SUNRISE, whole genome shotgun sequence genome and encodes:
- the LOC110914261 gene encoding protein FAR1-RELATED SEQUENCE 5-like, whose translation is MSKLNLGPVKAFNVMKTCFGGFEDVGASKVEFKNNKRQINFFIGEYDVEMVVRHLDEKSQSQPNFSYDYFTDEENRLKGLFWCDDQAKRNYHVFGDVISFDATYRSNKYAMVFVPFTGIDNHHCNVTFGAALLASETEPKVVITDQDPAMKKFVDTRHRLCMWHVMHKLSLKVGVRICNSTNFKERISGVVWTDILTPEEFKSEWEVVIGEFNLADNDWLSDIFALRESWIPAYYRMEELSGLMRTTSRLESENHVFGQVCNSKATLVEFMTHYETAIEAQRHTHRKNDHESRYKRP